A genomic segment from Synergistes jonesii encodes:
- a CDS encoding (2Fe-2S)-binding protein → MRVKNHPILGEAESTKMVTFYFNGTPVEGAEGEPIAAALFAAGHVILHYSQKNDDPRSIFCAIGRCNECRMTVDGRVNVRTCVEPLRAGMVVETQHGHGKIE, encoded by the coding sequence ATGCGAGTAAAAAATCATCCGATCCTGGGGGAAGCTGAAAGCACGAAAATGGTGACCTTCTATTTCAACGGGACTCCAGTGGAAGGTGCTGAAGGCGAGCCTATCGCCGCCGCTCTGTTTGCCGCCGGTCATGTGATATTGCATTACAGTCAAAAGAACGACGACCCGCGCAGTATCTTCTGCGCTATCGGGCGCTGTAACGAGTGCAGGATGACCGTGGATGGACGCGTCAACGTAAGGACTTGCGTCGAGCCGCTGCGGGCTGGTATGGTCGTAGAAACCCAGCATGGTCATGGAAAGATCGAATAA